The Streptococcus sp. DTU_2020_1001019_1_SI_AUS_MUR_006 sequence CAGCAGAAAAACAAGAAATTGCTCGCTTTGCAGGTCACTTAGTTGAAGAAAGAGAAACTATTTTCATTGGTCCAGGTACCACATTAGAATTCTTTGCGCGTGAGCTTCCTATCGATAACATTCGTGTTGTTACCAATAGTTTGCCTGTATTTCTTATTCTAAACGAGCGTAAGCTAACTGATCTCATTCTAATCGGTGGTAATTATCGTTCAATTACAGGAGCTTTTGTCGGTACTCTCACTCTTCAAGATATCGCTAGTTTGCAATTTTCAAAAGCCTTCGTTAGTTGTAATGGTATCAAGGATCAAGCTATCGCTACTTTTAGTGAAGACGAAGGTGAAGCGCAGAAATTAGCACTTGAAAACGCCAACAAAAAATATCTCCTAGCTGACCATAGCAAATTTGATAAATTTGATTTCTTCACATTTTACAATATCTCAGATATCGACACCATTATAACGGATTCAAAATTAAGTGACCAAACACTCCAATCACTGTCTAAACAAACTAAAATTATCAAGTCAAAACCTTAAACTCTACAACTAGTCATAGAATTTAGTAGCTACTACTAATTCCATGGCTAGTTTTTTATTTTATATTAAGCGTGCAATCTAAAATATTTCAATTATTTTTCAAATCTATGATTTCTGTATTTTTAATTTAATAGATTCCTCGAATCTGTCTTTTTATATTCCATTTCACGAAGTCATCCTTTTTAGTTTATTATAACAGTTACTTGTATTTTCTATCATTTCCCCTACTTTTTTGATATAATAAATTTAGAATGATTCTTCAAAGGAGGCATCTATGCGTTTTAATCAATTCAGTTACTATCCTGTAAGCCAGCAACAAGCTTTACGGGAATTATCCAGCCTTGGATTCAAGCTTGACCAATCAAATTCTGATAAAGAACTGTTTGAAGCTTTTGTTAGAACTTGCTTTTTCAATTACAAAAATACGGATTATCCCCTCTCAACTTTAGCGGTTGATAAAGAAACTGATCTGCTCACTTTCTTCAACTCTGATCGTGAATTAACTGCAGAAATTTTCTATACTGTTGCCTTTCAGTTGCTTGGTTTCAGCTACTTAACGGACTTTGAAGATGGTCTTGTTTTTCACAAAGAAACGGCATTCCCAATTGTATACGGAGATTTGATTGACAATCTCTATCAACTCCTTAACACGCGCACTAAAAAGGGAAATACCTTGATCGATCAATTGGTTAGCGATGGTCTTATCCCTGAGAACAATGATTACCACTACTTCAATGGTAAGAGCTTGGCAACCTTCTCTGCAAACAATGCTATTCGGGAAGTTGTTTATGTGGAAAGTCGAGTTGATTCTGATAATGATGGACTGCCAGATCTTATCAAGGTAAACATTATTCGTCCATCTTACCACGGCAAAATTCCAGCTGTTATGACGGCAAGTCCTTACCATCAAGGAACCAATGATAAAGCAAGCGATAAAGCTCTTTACAAAATGGAAGTTGAGCTAGAAGTCAAGGAACCGCATGAAATTTCTCTAGAAAAACCAACATTAGACTTGGTTGAACCAGTTGGCCAAGCAGAACTCGTTCCAGAAGCTGAAGAAAAACTGACTCATATCAATAGCAGCTACACACTTAACGACTACTTCCTTCCAAGAGGATTTGCAAATATCTACGTATCTGGTCTTGGAACCAAGGATTCTCAAGGTCAAATGACCAACGGAGATTACCGCCAAGTTGAAGCCTATAAAAATGTTATTGATTGGCTCAATGGTCGTTGTCGTGCCTTCACAGACCACAGTCGTAAACGTCAGGTCAAGGCTGACTGGTCAAATGGAAAAGTTGCCACTACTGGTCTTTCTTATCTAGGAACAATGTCTAATGGTCTTGCAACTACAGGAGTTGATGGTTTAGAAGTCATTATTGCTGAAGCCGGTATTTCTTCTTGGTACAACTATTATCGAGAAAATGGTCTGGTAACAAGCCCTGGTGGCTATCCAGGGGAGGACTTCGATTCATTAGATGAATTAACTTATTCTCGTAATCTCTTAGCTGGTGACTATATTCGTGGAAACGAAGCTCATAAAGAGTCTATAGAAGAACTCAAGAAAAATCTAGACCGTAAAACTGGAGATTATAACCAATTCTGGCATGACAGAAACTACCTACTTAATGCTGAAAAAGTTAAGGCTGAAGTTGTCTTTACCCACGGTTCGCAAGACTGGAATGTCAAACCACTTCACGTCTATCAAATGTTTAATGCTCTTCCAAGTCATATTAATAAACACCTCTTTTATCATAACGGGGCCCATGTTTATATGAACAACTGGCAGTCTATTGATTTCCGTGAATCCATGAATGCTCTTTTGACACAGAAATTATTGGGGCATGAAACTGATTACCGACTTCCAAGAATCGTTTGGCAAGACAATACAGCTCCTCAAACATGGATGACTCTTGAAGATTTTGGAAATCAAACTGACCACAAAACTTTCACATTAGGTACTGAAGAAGCTGTCATTCAAAACCACTATGAAGACTCTGATTTTGAACGATTTGGAAAAACTTACCAAACCTTTAATAATGAACTCTATCAAGGGAAAGTCAATCAAGTTACGATTGACCTGCCAGTGACAGAAGAACTTCATCTCAATGGGCGTGTTAAACTAAACCTCCGTCTCAAATCAAGTACAAACAAAGGCTTACTATCTGCCCAACTTCTCGAACTTGGTCAAAAGAAATACCTACAACCGTATCCAGGAGTCTTGTCTGCTCGTACGATTGATAATGGTCGTTACCACATGCTGGAAAATCTTTGCGAGCTACCGTTTAGCCCAAATGCACAGCGCGTTATCACCAAAGGCTATCTCAATCTTCAAAATCGTCATGATTTACTGAAAATTGAGGAAGTTAAGCCTGATGAATGGATGGAATTTCAATTTGAACTCCAACCAACTATTTACAAACTAAAAGAAGGCGATACAGTACGTCTCGTTCTTTACACAACAGACTTTGAGATTACTGTACGTGACAATACAGACTATCACTTGACTGTCGACCTTGAACAGTCCAATCTTGAGATACCTTTTCAAAGGGAGGTAACTGTAGATGAACAAAGCCGAGCAAAGACACCAGCTCATCCGAGCCTTAATCACTAAACAAAAAATTCATACCCAAACTGAATTACAAGAACTACTGATTGAAAACGGAGTACAGGTCACACAAGCAACACTTTCAAGAGACATTAACCTGATGAATCTTTCTAAGATTCGTGAAGGTGAACACTCCTATTATTCAATCAACACTGACTCTACATCCAAGTGGGAAAAACGGCTAGAAGTCTATATGGAGGAAGCACTCTACATGATGCAACCCGTCCAACACCAGGTTGTTATCAAAACCTATCCAGGTTTGGCACAATCCTTCGGATCTATCTTGGACGCCCTAAACTTCCCTGAAATAGTGGCTACTATCTGTGGAAATGATGTCTGTTTGGTTATCTGCGAGGATAAGGAACAAGCTCAATCTTGCTTTGAACGCCTCAAACAATTTGCACCACCTCTATTTTTTGATCGGTAACAAAAACCCGTGATGACTATCATCACGGGATTATTTTATGATTTGCTATTTTCAGCTTGCTTTTTAGTTCTTGCTAGTCTCAAAGCACGATTTGGATTGAGGCGATTAAACAGTTCTTCTAACTTCTTCTCATTCCAGACGTCTGCTGCAGAAACAAAATTTCCATCAGCATCTCGGAAAGATATCGGTTTATCTCCCATAGCTATCTCCTAGTCTACAAACTCAAATTCAAACTTACCGATACGAACCAGATCTCCATCCTTGGCACCACGGGCACGGAGAGCTTCATCAACTCCCATACCGCGCAACTGACGAGCAAACTTCATGACAGACTCATCACGATCAAAGTTAGTCATGTTAAAGAGTTTAATGAGTTTTTCACCTGAAAGTACCCAAGTTGCATCGTCATCACGACTAATTTCAAATGGTTTTTCTTCTTCGTCAAAGCCATAATAAACTTCTTCTTCCATTTCTGACTCATCATAAAGAAGGAATTCTGGTGTCTTATCAAGAAGCTCGGCTGTTGCATCAAGTAAAGGTGCAAGACCTTGCTTAGTCAAACCTGAGATTGGGAAGATGGCTGGTAAGTCCTCGAACTCATCATAGTTAGCTGCCAATTTTTTCTTGAATTCTTCAAGGTTTTCCTGACTTTCTGGCATATCCATCTTATTAGCAACAATGATTTGGGGACGCTCCATTAGACGAAGGTTGTAAGATTCCAACTCTTTGTTAATAGCTAGATAATCTTCGTAAGGATCGCGACCTTCACTGGCTGACATATCGATGATGTGAAGGATAACGCGAGTACGCTCAATATGGCGAAGGAATTGAGTTCCCAAGCCCACACCTTGACTTGCTCCTTCAATCAAACCAGGAAGGTCTGCCACTGCAAAGGACTCACCTGATTGGGTACGGACCATACCAAGATTTGGAACGATTGTTGTAAAGTGATAGGCACCAATTTTAGGTTTTGCAGAGGTAATTACGCTGAGCAAAGTTGATTTTCCAACTGAAGGGAATCCAACCAAACCAACATCAGCAAGAATTTTAAGTTCTAACTGTAATTCGCGCTCCTGACCAGGTTCTCCATTCTCAGAGATCTCTGGCGCAGGATTTTTGGGTGTCGCAAAACGGATATTTCCACGGCCACCTCGACCACCGTGAGCAACGATAAACTCTTGGCCGTGCTCAATCAAGTCAGTGATAACTTTTCCAGTTTCTGCATCACGTACAGTTGTACCTTGAGGCACTCGAACAATCAAGTCCTCTGCTCCTCTACCATGCATTCCTTTGGTCATCCCTTTTTCACCCGATTGGGCTTTGAAATGACGATTGTAACGGAAGTCCATTAGGGTACGTAAACCTTCATCTACAACAAAGACAACGTTACCACCACGACCTCCATCACCCCCCCAGGGTCCACCGTTAGGGACGTATTTTTCACGGCGAAAGGCAACCATCCCATCGCCACCATTTCCAGCCTTGACCTTGATCTTGGCTGTATCTAAAAACATACTCATATTCTTTTCTCACTCTAAAAAGGGCTGGGA is a genomic window containing:
- a CDS encoding DeoR/GlpR family DNA-binding transcription regulator, which gives rise to MLKQEKLDTILEIVNTKGTITVKEIMNRLDISDMTARRYLQELADKDLLVRVHGGAEKLRTGSLLNNERSNVEKQGLQTAEKQEIARFAGHLVEERETIFIGPGTTLEFFARELPIDNIRVVTNSLPVFLILNERKLTDLILIGGNYRSITGAFVGTLTLQDIASLQFSKAFVSCNGIKDQAIATFSEDEGEAQKLALENANKKYLLADHSKFDKFDFFTFYNISDIDTIITDSKLSDQTLQSLSKQTKIIKSKP
- a CDS encoding Xaa-Pro dipeptidyl-peptidase, with amino-acid sequence MRFNQFSYYPVSQQQALRELSSLGFKLDQSNSDKELFEAFVRTCFFNYKNTDYPLSTLAVDKETDLLTFFNSDRELTAEIFYTVAFQLLGFSYLTDFEDGLVFHKETAFPIVYGDLIDNLYQLLNTRTKKGNTLIDQLVSDGLIPENNDYHYFNGKSLATFSANNAIREVVYVESRVDSDNDGLPDLIKVNIIRPSYHGKIPAVMTASPYHQGTNDKASDKALYKMEVELEVKEPHEISLEKPTLDLVEPVGQAELVPEAEEKLTHINSSYTLNDYFLPRGFANIYVSGLGTKDSQGQMTNGDYRQVEAYKNVIDWLNGRCRAFTDHSRKRQVKADWSNGKVATTGLSYLGTMSNGLATTGVDGLEVIIAEAGISSWYNYYRENGLVTSPGGYPGEDFDSLDELTYSRNLLAGDYIRGNEAHKESIEELKKNLDRKTGDYNQFWHDRNYLLNAEKVKAEVVFTHGSQDWNVKPLHVYQMFNALPSHINKHLFYHNGAHVYMNNWQSIDFRESMNALLTQKLLGHETDYRLPRIVWQDNTAPQTWMTLEDFGNQTDHKTFTLGTEEAVIQNHYEDSDFERFGKTYQTFNNELYQGKVNQVTIDLPVTEELHLNGRVKLNLRLKSSTNKGLLSAQLLELGQKKYLQPYPGVLSARTIDNGRYHMLENLCELPFSPNAQRVITKGYLNLQNRHDLLKIEEVKPDEWMEFQFELQPTIYKLKEGDTVRLVLYTTDFEITVRDNTDYHLTVDLEQSNLEIPFQREVTVDEQSRAKTPAHPSLNH
- a CDS encoding arginine repressor is translated as MNKAEQRHQLIRALITKQKIHTQTELQELLIENGVQVTQATLSRDINLMNLSKIREGEHSYYSINTDSTSKWEKRLEVYMEEALYMMQPVQHQVVIKTYPGLAQSFGSILDALNFPEIVATICGNDVCLVICEDKEQAQSCFERLKQFAPPLFFDR
- the obgE gene encoding GTPase ObgE; the encoded protein is MSMFLDTAKIKVKAGNGGDGMVAFRREKYVPNGGPWGGDGGRGGNVVFVVDEGLRTLMDFRYNRHFKAQSGEKGMTKGMHGRGAEDLIVRVPQGTTVRDAETGKVITDLIEHGQEFIVAHGGRGGRGNIRFATPKNPAPEISENGEPGQERELQLELKILADVGLVGFPSVGKSTLLSVITSAKPKIGAYHFTTIVPNLGMVRTQSGESFAVADLPGLIEGASQGVGLGTQFLRHIERTRVILHIIDMSASEGRDPYEDYLAINKELESYNLRLMERPQIIVANKMDMPESQENLEEFKKKLAANYDEFEDLPAIFPISGLTKQGLAPLLDATAELLDKTPEFLLYDESEMEEEVYYGFDEEEKPFEISRDDDATWVLSGEKLIKLFNMTNFDRDESVMKFARQLRGMGVDEALRARGAKDGDLVRIGKFEFEFVD